GGCCTCCGCGGTGCCCTTCTCCTGGGAGCACCGGCCTGGCATCCCCAAGACCCCCGCGCGCGGCGCCAGCACCCGCAACAAGTCCGGTGCCTCGCCGCTACCCCTCCCGCCGTCGCTCTTCTCCAACAACAAGGTGGTCGCCGAGTACTCCTTCGGCGCCGACGGCGCGTACTCCGTCGTCCCTGCGAAGGCAAGGAAGCGCAAGCAGCAgcggcggtggccggcggtgaCCGACGCCCTGACCGAGTGGCTGGCGGTGCTGAGCCTCTACCGGTCGTGCACGAGGTCGCGCGACTCCCTCGCCGCCTCCGGCCCGCCGCCGCACCCGCGCCGGTGCTCGCCCTAGGCCCGGCCGGCGAGCCGGCCGGCATCGACCAGTACGTAACGTACGTAGAGAGTCGGTGTGCGTGTGCCCCGTATTGtccttccttttcctttttttttctcttgGGTGTGTGGGTTGTGTTGAGTTCGTACGTACGTATACGTTCGTTGGTGCCCGATCGTAGTACAGCACCGATGAATTAGGAATGTGCTTGCGAATTTGGTGGCATGACGCTGTAATTAAGGGTGTCTTTTCGTGTGTCGGTATGTGCATGTGCTTGCTCCAATAATTAATGGATAATTCGGCACGATTGATTGATTTAGTACTGTTAGGCCAGTTGTTGATTAAACGGTTATTTTATTGTTGGTTAAAGGATTCAATAATGTCAGTTTTACACTTGGCATTATTACATGCATGTGGGTGGTGCAGTGCGCATGCATGTCTGCTGCAGTTTCTCTTTTCCAGAAAATGTGCTACGAGTACGCTATATTTGCGATTTATTAGATTGCATGCGCTATCACGGTCAAGTGGGCCACGACTGTTCCAAGCACGATATGATTATCGAGGACATGTTGCTATattaggtggtgtttggttctctagtcctaggactttttctagtcccaactaaaaagtccctag
This region of Triticum aestivum cultivar Chinese Spring chromosome 2D, IWGSC CS RefSeq v2.1, whole genome shotgun sequence genomic DNA includes:
- the LOC123049395 gene encoding vegetative cell wall protein gp1 produces the protein MPNPPTPSSPSPLPAPARKSPSSRRRQRLLTSPKPSSAPTSSSSSASSASSSSASFSFAPFSPAPSPFHHRFLSPLRASAVPFSWEHRPGIPKTPARGASTRNKSGASPLPLPPSLFSNNKVVAEYSFGADGAYSVVPAKARKRKQQRRWPAVTDALTEWLAVLSLYRSCTRSRDSLAASGPPPHPRRCSP